In a genomic window of Syntrophobacterales bacterium:
- a CDS encoding DUF4143 domain-containing protein — protein sequence WLDILETLYVVFKVPPFHRNIARSILKSPKYYFYDTGQVPDDRGMKLENLVACALLKETHFREDCLGEKWDVFYIRNKEGRKIDFFLTKEDSPSLLVEVKWAGEERSPNFAFFDKYLTGARKIQIVKELKREKTYPDGLEMRTARSWLSEMPLVKPVTSC from the coding sequence TGGCTTGACATTCTGGAGACGCTCTATGTCGTTTTCAAGGTGCCCCCTTTTCACCGAAACATTGCGAGGTCCATCTTGAAATCCCCGAAATACTATTTTTACGATACAGGTCAGGTGCCTGATGATCGGGGAATGAAGCTGGAAAATCTTGTTGCCTGCGCCCTGCTGAAAGAAACGCATTTTCGGGAGGATTGCCTTGGCGAAAAATGGGATGTTTTTTACATCAGAAACAAGGAAGGCCGAAAAATTGATTTCTTTTTAACCAAAGAGGATAGCCCCTCGCTGCTGGTTGAAGTTAAATGGGCAGGAGAGGAGAGGAGTCCCAACTTTGCCTTTTTCGATAAATATCTGACCGGTGCAAGAAAAATTCAGATTGTCAAGGAACTCAAAAGAGAGAAAACCTATCCCGACGGGCTGGAAATGCGAACCGCCCGAAGCTGGCTGTCCGAAATGCCTCTCGTAAAACCGGTGACATCATGCTGA